AACCCATCCGGTTGGATTTGCGGCAGAGGTTTGCAAATTTGATCGACATGTCGAGATTTTCGCGGGGCGCGGTGACCAAAGCCCGAACCTTCAACATACGCTGCCAGACCTCAACGTTTTGCTGGCACCCCCGCAGACGCTTGTTCCAGGTCTGCCGCATCGCTTCTTGCTTTTCGGGGTCACCAACATGTTGTTTGTAAGTGATAATCTCCTCCAATTCAGCAAGCATCTGCACACGCACAACCACATTGTATGCGCGATTGTATGACTCTCCGAGCAGAGCAGAAAGTTCTGTGTCCAGCCCGTTCCGTGCTTTCTCAATGTACATGTTTGCTTCGTCGAACTGGTTGCGATGAATGGCCAGAATTGCACCAAAGAATGATCGGTCAGGAGATTGCTCTTTCATGACACCCAAGTAGGAGTCCATCAGCTCCCACTGACCACGACCCCATGCCGCGGCTGCAGCCAGGGGTGCAATAGCTCTGCGATGCTCCAAAGACGCTTGGTTCCATTTCTCCTGAGCGAGATCGGAGAGGACCTTCCATTCACCAAGAGCGTGTAAGCAGCGCATCTTTCCCATTGTGATGCCGAATGAATCTGGGTCGGTCTTTTCGCGCCGTTTGTAAGCAGCGAGAGCTTCGTCCCAGCGCTGTAACTTTTCAAACCACGTCTCCTTCAGCTCCACGTCGCGGTATGCTTGTGCTTTTCGAAGTATGCCGATAGCGGCGTCAGACTGTTGTAACTGGTTGTTGATCGTAATCAAAGCCTCAACGGCGCCAGAATTCTGGTCTTGCTCGAACTCAAGTTCTTTGTAATGTAGAGCTTTCGCAAAGGCGTGACACTTAGCAGCGTATTTCCCAAGGGTACGAATGTCAATCGGAAGAGCTTTGTCATCGTGTTCCATGAATTCTGCTAGATTGAGAAGAATCTGCAAGATTTCTGGCGATATGTTTGGTGATATTAGAGCCCGCTCGATCGAGCGCACCAACTCTTCCTGGTATTGGTCAAAAAGCTCAGTCCAGCATGATACAAATGCGGCATTGAAGAGATCCCTCGCCAAGGGCTGATAGATACCTGCCAGGCTGGCGCAAGCTCGCAACGCCGGAGAGGGAGATTCCTTGAGGAGCTCGACGCTGAAGCGGCGAATCCATTCCTGCCAGTCCTCCCTCGTGGATTTTTGCGACGAGTCCCAAGCGTTCTTCAAATGCTGCTGATTGACAACGATTTTTTTCTGTCCAATCTCTGCGAAATTGGTATCATCCGAAGGGAAGGAGTAATTTTCCTCGGGGTTCAGGTCTTGTGGGAGTGGATCGCCTTTTTGAAGCTTTGTCACCAATATCTGGTAGTTGACGTGCGCGATCTGATTCTGCTTCAGAACCTTGCTCAACAAGTGAATGAAGTGGGTAAAGTCCTGCCCAAGCTGAAATATCAGAGCACAAATGCAGTCCATGGCGGCCTGACGTAGGATACGGTCACCACTAGCAACTACCCTAGCAAGAGAGTGAACCATCAAAGAGGCGAAGTCGGAGACGTTGACTTGCCGCGAGAGCTTTGTCAAGCTATCGATGGCTGATTTGCGAATGCTCTGAGGATTTTGTGGGCGCTCATACAGGCGCACAATAGCAGGGATAATCAAGTGCATGTATTCCTCGCCACTGGACCCAAAGATAAGGAAGGCATGAAGAATTTTCTCTGATGGCTGCCGGCGGGGCGTGGTATCCTTCTCGAGAGTGTCCAACATGAGGGGTATTAATCTCGCAAGATATTTCCGGAATTCTCCTTCCAATGATCTAGAAATGGCCTCAACAAGAGATAAGATTGTCCCTTGAACTTGATAGGATGCATCCCAGAACTCTCGAATGACATCGATGATTTCGGGCAAAAAGGCGCGGATGTGCTGACGCACAATGTTGACCAGGATAGCCATTTGGTTGAAGTATGATTCAAGGCGACTAGCTGGCGAGCTTCTGATGACAGCGATGAATGCAGGGACGATTTGCCCCAAGAATGGAACACACTTGAGGCCCAATGTCTTGAATATGGTGACGATTGCATCAATCACGGCGGAGTGATATTGTACCAAAGAGTTTTCTTTAAGAATATTATGCAGCAGCGTGTGAATCACTACTGTGGGGTAGTACTCCTCATTCGATGGGGTAAGACTCTGCATGATGAACGCAACATCTGTCGGATTCTTGACCTCGTTGATGTGGTGAACGTCTGGCTCCACATCACTGATCTGCTGGTATTTGTAAGGATCAAGAGCACCAAGGACACCCACAAGTTTAATAGTCTCTTTGCGCAGGGATCCTGTCTGCTCTGTTTTGATGATGTTGATCAAGACATCAAGCAGATTTGGATACTCGAGATATGGATCAATGACATACCCAGCATTGCCAGCCAGTTGACCCAGCGTCCGCAATGCAGCCTCGCGCTTGGTGTGAGAAGACAGATCTTGTAGCGATTCCAGGATAATTGGCATAATTTGGGGCAGATAGCTTCTCATCTCATTCCCTCCCACGTTGGCGAGCTCTCCTACTGCCTTGAGGGTGGTTGCGGCGACGCCTGCATTGCTGTCGGTCGTTTTGGGTAGCAGAGCTGAAACCATGGGATCCACATACGACCTGATCAGCTTCGTCGCGTTTGAAACAAACAAGCTAATGAGCTGAGCGGTTTCCTCTTTTTGACGGGCAGTGTTGGCGAACCCGAGCCCAGTCAGCAAATTAACCAGCAACTTCCGTAATGGAGGGAAGACATAGGCTGGATTGACACTTGAGAGGCGACCGATGATACAAATGGCCGCTTCCTTGACCTCAAACACCTCGTCATTCACGGCTAAGAACAAGCATCGAATGTTCTCTGGGCGAGCCAAATGACGGTCGAACTTTCGATCCAATGACCAAAGCACAGTGCGTCGAATCTCGGAGTCCGGATCACCAATTCCGACGGTCAGGAGTTTGTCAATGACCTCACTCACGACTTGTATTGAGTGACCGCTTGTTTGGTTGATGATGGGGTCATGAACGAAGAGCTGACAACATGTGAGGGCCGAGGCTTTCCGAATCTCAGGGTTGTCATTCTCCACGTAGTTGATTGCAACGTCGCGCACAAACTCGTTAAGAATGTGCCCGGAGAAATCGAAGCTACCAAGAGTGTGCAGGGCGAGTGCAATTTCGGAGTCGGAGTAGCTCTCCTGGGGACCAAAGTCTCTCGCAAACGCAGGCATCGGAGGAAGGCGATTCTCAGGACACCCAAGTGGTCGAAATGGTGTGCCGCACAATATGATGCTCAGCATATCGAGTAATTTATCCTGGATTGTGGGCTTGATGGGAGGAATGTAGTGGGCCATGTCAACCAAGGCCTGCGTGAGTGATTTGCTGAGACCACAGGCAAAAATTGCGTCGAGAAGTTGCTCCATGTGACTGTTGAGGACCTGTCCGACTGCCAAAGAGAGCATGCTGATACATTCGAACATGGGCGCTTCGTCGATTCCTGCTCGATTTCTTCTGCTTGAGGTCAGCCAGTGATCGATACAGCCTTTCACCTCCCGCTGGGCCACTTACGCCTTCATCGCTAGGCCCTCGCGAATATGGATAATGATGCCGTCAAGATAGCCACTGATGGCTGGTCCAACTGCATTGGCAATCTTGCCAATAGCAACGAATGCGGcatttctctccttctctttcttgagtTGAGCCTGCAAGTAGACCATGGACTTGTGGAGATATGACTCGATAAAGTCTGCAGGTGCGTAGGATGCTAGAATAGGAATTGTGATGACGACTTGAGTGCGAATCTTGGTGTCCCGGTGGTCCTTGAGCCGCAGCACAATCTCGCAGGCATTCCTGTAGTGTTCCTTCATAAACATCGTGCCCTTCAAGAAAAGCTCCATGAGAATCAACAAGGAGCCGTGGATCCAGTCTACATTGTGAGACTTGAGACCAAGCAAGGCTTCTTCGTAGATCCTCGCAAACCAGGACTGTCGGACTGATGAATCTCGAGCGACGATGATTTCGAAGCATTCTCCTACCGCTTGCGCCGCTGTCTCTCGAATGAGTACCTTCTGATCCCGGAGCGCAACCCAGACGAGCTCGAAAATTTGGGGTACAAATCCATAAAGCAAGGTGGGGGAGCCCTTAGCCAGTTCCCGAATGACAAGAACAGCAGCGAACCGCCGGCTTTCTTGTCGCTCTGACTGAAGCCATTCCAGAGCAGATTGGATCTCACTTTCAACAAGTTCTGCTGTGAGTGCGCCACCAGGCTTCGCTAACCGCCCTAACGATCGGGCAGCGCAGACCAGGACACCATTATCGTTGCTTCGGAGGGCACTGCGGAGGTAGCTTGCAAAACGGGTAGTCTTTTGGGCGGCGTCAACTCCATCGAAATCGATTAACCGATCGAGTGCTAGGAGACCGCCAACTCGCTCGCTGGCGTCGTTGCCCGTGACCACTAGCTGCGCGATTCTCTGACTGACGAGATTGTAGTACTCGTTGAACTTCTCCGAGGGCCAATCTGTGAGTAGTGAAGACATGAACAGGTCAATAGGCATTCCTCACATCTCAGCTATCAAGACACATGCAACGTACCTCGAGAGACTGCCACGACGTAATCATGAAGCTCAAACGCAGCTCGCGACTTGACGTCGTCATTCTTCGACTTGAGGTCTGTGAACAAACGCTGGGTCACATCGTTGATCGGACTCGCTTGCGCCATGTTTGCGAGCGAGCCCACAGACTGGACATTGGAAGCCAGCCTTTGGGATTGCAGAGCAAAGATGGTAGGTTTTGCGGGAGAAGGGAAGGTGAACGTTGGTTGCGGGTGAGTATGATGAACCTCAGGTCGAGGCCGGGGAGCACAGACCACGAGACCACACGGACTGGGGGGGAACGGCGGGCGTGGGCGCGTTTGTCCAGACTTTTGGCTCGGCCCAATTCGTCAACTGGCAGCCACTTCTTGTGTCACTTGGCACCTCAGCCACTGACTGTAACCTCCCTAATTTGTTGACAGCGAATCCGGTAGCTACCTTGTGCTTGGATCGTGATTTCCAAGTGGCTCTAATTTTGGCGCGGCATACGAACGGAGTGGGCGGACTAAAGATGGCAAGCGAAAATTAACCCAACATCCTCTTTCGTCCATGCTCTTGCTGTATCTATCAGGCAATCATGACTGAGACGCAATGGAAATTGATGGAACCAAACATCGGTTATCTCTCATAGAGTAGGGCCCAAGAGCATAAATACTATGTCTAATGGGACTAGCGTTATAGAGGTTCCAATCCTCATGGAGACAGGAAGGGGGGTCACAACGGGACTGAGATTGAACAGTGAGAGCAGGGGGTAAGTCGAAGTGGCCTTCCGTTACTCATATCAGCCTCATAATACACGTGCCTTATGCGGAGGCACCGTAGCCCCGCGATCTACGACGTCTTCACCTTTTGCATGTAAGTTGAAGCAGTGCACTTTGAGGAGACCTTGAAGCTGTAAAGACCCGTCGGGTTAGATTGTGATGGAGGTGACACGCAGACAGTGGCTatgaggggggaggaaaaaaaaataagaggcgaaaaaggaaatggcGACCTCACCGCGAATCGAACACCGGTAGCTGAAACTTCATGCATTGCTCCTATCTCAACCATGCTTCTgcaatgaaaaaaaaactggtAGCTTCTCTTTGATTGAGCGTGTCATCCTTAGTGCAGGGGCCATGCTAATCTTCTCTGTATATTTTCATTTGACCAAATGTCCCGAAGGACAGTGATAGAAAAGACATTTAACCTTATATAGAGCACGGAATGGCAGAATGTCACCGCCCTAGCTCATGCGTTTTGTGGCTGCCGTGCTTGATTCTGCCGAATGCTGATCCGCGCGCAAAACTGTGACAGAACAAAGCAAAGCTATACAAATAGCAAACCCCCTCAACCGCTTCTATATGTTGGCTGTATCCGAATTCTTTCCATTAGCATGACTTATGATCTGTACCTAGGTTGAAACATCGTTTTGTGGGACTATTTTACCTCATGGTGGTTCAAGTCTGATGAGAACTCACTTCGGGCAAGCTTGTGGCAGCTTCAATAGTTAGGCAGAAAAGCGGTGTCAACAAACCCATGAGAGCATCACGGCACGTGATATGTGTCTAACGATGTACATATCCGCCGAGATGTTTTCGAGAAAAATCACCTACTACGTACAGTACACGTAAACGTCAATTCGAATTCGAATCCTATCATAAAAAGGCTCAAGGCTGTCGGGTCCTCTACTTCAACTCGCCTCTTGATTTAATGAAATGGGGCGGGATAACATCACCCCTCTCAAAGTACTTGCACTACTAGCAAGTTAATGGAAGTTCAGTCGGTCCTGCATTGTCGCAAGCGCAAGGACAGTGGGCATAATTCCTATGAGTCTAAGCGCTGGGGTGTTTAAGTGAGTCAATAGTAGATCAGTTGCTTTGGTGGCCGCCCTCATTTTTATCGCCCAGGTCGATTAGATAGATCACATGCGTGCATTGACCTGCTGTAGGTCGGTAATGAGGGGTTCCTTGAATGAAACCAGTACAGGATGAAAGAACCTGGCTCGAGCTCCACTCATAGTACATCTGCGTACCCCTCGGGATTTTCCAAGAGAGCTCTTCAAGATACGTTTCTGGGTGTCTATATTTAAGGACTACAATTGAGCTACATATTTAGACGCAAGATGTTTGACGAAACCATTGTCTTGCTGAAAAATGCGCGCGCAAATTGCCGATCGCCCCGAACGAGGCTCCCGCAAGATCATCGATGTTCCTTGTTCTGACTTTGAGATTTTTATGCTTGTCGGCGAAGCACATTCCCGTCTACCTACGTAGGAAACCATGGTCAATTCAGCGTGCTATACTTGAAATATGCAGTCGTATGAATACACACCGTTGGCGGTCACCACACCTACATATCTAAGCTGGAGCGTTTGGTAGGTTTAGGCCCCGCCATTGGCCATGTTAAGCCAGTGTCGAGGGCATGATATCCAAACGATATCCTTCGAAGCCACTTCACAGGACTGCCTCGAACAACTTGTCTGTCCTCGATCTGTCAACCCTCCACGAAGGAGAACACTTCTTCGGGGTATGTGGGGGTGCTCGGTCCATGTCAGTACAAAAAGCCAGAAGGTGCCCAGTCAAACCTTGGTATCAACTGGTGGTGTCGTTGTTAGCGTTTCGGATGTAACGCGCTGTTAATGCTAGTCCATGTCGCTAGCTCCGACAGACGTGACCGGTTAACTCCATCCGTGTCGATTCCTTGTCCTGTGCGGTGTAGAGAGTGGGGGTTAATGACGGCACCCATACCCTAGAAAAAACTATATAAGgtgatggagattgactgcATATCAAGATCTGTTCTTCTTTATTCTCAAGCCCTCTTTTAACAGATAGAGCGAACTTTCCACCTGCTTTTGTCAAGATGGTAAAGGTTCTAGTTACAGGTAAAATGCGATCAAATCTCCTCAAGGGTCACGTTATGAAGCTAAGAAATTCTGCAGGCGGCAGTGGCTTTATCGCAGCTCACGTTGTTGACTATCTCCAGCAGCGGGGGTATGGAACCCCTTCCACTTCAGTGTCCGTTGCTTGATATGCTGATTTGATGATCATGTAGATTTGACACCGTTTTTACTGTACGCTCggaggaaaagggagatCGCATTCTTGAGAATCATCCGAACACGCCCAAGGAAAAGCTCTCATATGTGATTGTCAAGGACATAGCCCAAAATGGTGCCTTCGATGAGGTCAGCCCTGTCACCAAGTGACTATCAAGCCATCACCCGTTGATGCCAGTGAACGTACTAACCCAAGTGGACCGAGAACAGGCCATTAAGTCCGACCCTCCATTCGATTACGTCCTTCATACGGCATCCCCATTCCACTTCAATGTGCAGGATCCCGTGAAGGATTTCCTCGACCCAGCAATCAAGGGCACCACTGGGATTTTGAACGCCATCAAGGCGCATGCCCCCACTGTCAAGCGAGTTGTCATCACCTCATCGTTCGCTGCCATTGTCAACGGGAAGAAACACCCTAAGATCTACAGTGAGAAAGAATGGAATCCAGTCACATGGGAAGAGGCTATGGACCCTGCAAACACATACAGGGGTAGCAAGGTACGTCTATGCCTCCATGTTTCCGTTCTCAAAAGGACCCGTGCGCTGATTTGAATGCTATTTCAGACCTTCGCGGAAAAGGCTGCCTGGGATTTcgtggaaaaggagaagccCAACTTCGATCTTGTCACCATCAATCCTCCATT
The window above is part of the Penicillium oxalicum strain HP7-1 chromosome VI, whole genome shotgun sequence genome. Proteins encoded here:
- a CDS encoding Serine/threonine-protein kinase tor2, producing MAQASPINDVTQRLFTDLKSKNDDVKSRAAFELHDYVVAVSRDWPSEKFNEYYNLVSQRIAQLVVTGNDASERVGGLLALDRLIDFDGVDAAQKTTRFASYLRSALRSNDNGVLVCAARSLGRLAKPGGALTAELVESEIQSALEWLQSERQESRRFAAVLVIRELAKGSPTLLYGFVPQIFELVWVALRDQKVLIRETAAQAVGECFEIIVARDSSVRQSWFARIYEEALLGLKSHNVDWIHGSLLILMELFLKGTMFMKEHYRNACEIVLRLKDHRDTKIRTQVVITIPILASYAPADFIESYLHKSMVYLQAQLKKEKERNAAFVAIGKIANAVGPAISGYLDGIIIHIREGLAMKARNRAGIDEAPMFECISMLSLAVGQVLNSHMEQLLDAIFACGLSKSLTQALVDMAHYIPPIKPTIQDKLLDMLSIILCGTPFRPLGCPENRLPPMPAFARDFGPQESYSDSEIALALHTLGSFDFSGHILNEFVRDVAINYVENDNPEIRKASALTCCQLFVHDPIINQTSGHSIQVVSEVIDKLLTVGIGDPDSEIRRTVLWSLDRKFDRHLARPENIRCLFLAVNDEVFEVKEAAICIIGRLSSVNPAYVFPPLRKLLVNLLTGLGFANTARQKEETAQLISLFVSNATKLIRSYVDPMVSALLPKTTDSNAGVAATTLKAVGELANVGGNEMRSYLPQIMPIILESLQDLSSHTKREAALRTLGQLAGNAGYVIDPYLEYPNLLDVLINIIKTEQTGSLRKETIKLVGVLGALDPYKYQQISDVEPDVHHINEVKNPTDVAFIMQSLTPSNEEYYPTVVIHTLLHNILKENSLVQYHSAVIDAIVTIFKTLGLKCVPFLGQIVPAFIAVIRSSPASRLESYFNQMAILVNIVRQHIRAFLPEIIDVIREFWDASYQVQGTILSLVEAISRSLEGEFRKYLARLIPLMLDTLEKDTTPRRQPSEKILHAFLIFGSSGEEYMHLIIPAIVRLYERPQNPQSIRKSAIDSLTKLSRQVNVSDFASLMVHSLARVVASGDRILRQAAMDCICALIFQLGQDFTHFIHLLSKVLKQNQIAHVNYQILVTKLQKGDPLPQDLNPEENYSFPSDDTNFAEIGQKKIVVNQQHLKNAWDSSQKSTREDWQEWIRRFSVELLKESPSPALRACASLAGIYQPLARDLFNAAFVSCWTELFDQYQEELVRSIERALISPNISPEILQILLNLAEFMEHDDKALPIDIRTLGKYAAKCHAFAKALHYKELEFEQDQNSGAVEALITINNQLQQSDAAIGILRKAQAYRDVELKETWFEKLQRWDEALAAYKRREKTDPDSFGITMGKMRCLHALGEWKVLSDLAQEKWNQASLEHRRAIAPLAAAAAWGRGQWELMDSYLGVMKEQSPDRSFFGAILAIHRNQFDEANMYIEKARNGLDTELSALLGESYNRAYNVVVRVQMLAELEEIITYKQHVGDPEKQEAMRQTWNKRLRGCQQNVEVWQRMLKVRALVTAPRENLDMSIKFANLCRKSNRMGLAERSLASLEMVIRDGNGTRVIVPPEVTYARLKFGWANGNQPEALEELKRFNMELSEDLTKFNSILAIQNDSHTMNGVNSLADPSHPDAISLRERIGDIGKTKKLLSKSYLRQGEWQRALQRGEWNADNGREVLDAYSAATQYNRDSYKAWHAWALANFEAVQTMESEAKKANKDKKIPALPPSQGLIDHVIPAIRGFLRSIALSSASSLQDTLRLLTLWFAHGGDHEVNTVVTEGFSTINIDTWLSVTPQLIARINQPNIRVRGAVHRLLAEVGKAHPQALVYPLTVAMKSNVARRSQSASNIMESMRQHSAKLVEQADIVSHELIRVAVLWHELWHEALEEASRLYFGDRNVEGMFATLAPLHDMLDKGAETLREVSFAQAFGRDLAEAKHYCMLYRQTEEIGDLNQAWDLYYTVFRKISRQLPQLSVLDLKYVSPRLKDCSALDLAVPGTYQSGRPVICIVSFDPVLHVLQTKKRPRRMTLTGSNGQSYMYCVKGHEDIRQDERVMQLFGLVNTLLDNDSESFKRHLSVQRFPAIPLSQSSGLLGWVCNSDTLHALIKEYRESRRILLNIEHRIMLQMAPDYDSLTLMQKVEVFGYAMDNTTGKDLYRVLWLKSKSSEAWLERRTNYTRSLGVMSMVGYILGLGDRHPSNLLLDRTTGHVVHIDFGDCFEVAMHREKYPERVPFRLTRMLTFAMEVSNIEGSYRITCEAVMRVLRENKDSLMAVLEAFIHDPLINWRLGAQESPDRTTLTAERRQSLIEGLNFEHGLQSNSVARPRRPSILEGGILDVQEGGTEAREAQNARALQVLARVREKLTGTDFRHNGELNISDQVDKLLAQATSVENICQHWIGWCSFW
- a CDS encoding Ketoreductase azaE translates to MVKVLVTGGSGFIAAHVVDYLQQRGFDTVFTVRSEEKGDRILENHPNTPKEKLSYVIVKDIAQNGAFDEAIKSDPPFDYVLHTASPFHFNVQDPVKDFLDPAIKGTTGILNAIKAHAPTVKRVVITSSFAAIVNGKKHPKIYSEKEWNPVTWEEAMDPANTYRGSKTFAEKAAWDFVEKEKPNFDLVTINPPLVLGPIVSYLNSLDAINTSNQRVRDIVQGRFKERIPPTGMWLFVDVRDVALAHIRAIEVAEAGGKRFLVAAGFFSNKVLVEAVRETHPELESKLPSKDYPNDFPSELYEIDTTRSKEVLGMTYRPFKETVADTVKSLQDAGA